A window from Sphingopyxis alaskensis RB2256 encodes these proteins:
- a CDS encoding DnaJ C-terminal domain-containing protein has protein sequence MADPYSTLGVAKTASEAEIKSAYRKLAKELHPDKNKDNPKASERFSDVTKAYDLLSDKAKRAQFDRGEIDADGNPAMPFGYGGAGFRGDPRAQGGFSGFGNDGADFGDIFEGLFGGRGGGPFGGFGGRSAPPPRGANIPYRLSVSFIDAATQAPQRITLADGGTIDLKLPAGVETGTQMRLAGKGQPGPGGHGDAIVTITVKDHPFFVRDGANIRLDLPVTLAEAVKGAKVKVPTVDGPVMLSIPAGSSSGKVMRLKGKGFSQKSGGRGDQLVRIMVDLPADDAALVKLLGEWNDPRNVRADLGV, from the coding sequence ATGGCCGATCCCTATTCCACCCTGGGCGTTGCGAAGACCGCGAGCGAAGCCGAGATCAAGTCCGCCTATCGCAAACTCGCCAAGGAATTGCACCCCGACAAGAACAAGGACAATCCGAAGGCGTCGGAACGCTTTTCCGACGTGACCAAGGCCTATGACCTGCTTTCCGACAAGGCGAAGCGTGCGCAGTTCGACCGCGGCGAGATCGACGCCGACGGCAATCCGGCGATGCCCTTTGGCTATGGCGGCGCTGGTTTTCGGGGCGACCCGCGCGCGCAAGGAGGATTTTCCGGTTTCGGCAACGACGGCGCCGATTTCGGTGATATTTTCGAAGGATTGTTCGGCGGTCGCGGCGGCGGGCCGTTCGGCGGGTTCGGCGGCCGCAGCGCGCCGCCGCCCAGGGGCGCCAACATCCCCTATCGCCTGTCGGTATCCTTTATCGATGCGGCGACGCAGGCGCCGCAGCGGATCACGCTGGCCGATGGCGGCACGATCGACCTCAAACTACCCGCGGGTGTCGAGACGGGGACGCAGATGCGCCTTGCCGGCAAGGGGCAGCCGGGACCGGGCGGCCATGGCGACGCGATCGTGACGATCACGGTCAAGGACCACCCCTTTTTCGTGCGCGACGGCGCCAACATCCGCCTCGACCTGCCCGTCACGCTGGCCGAGGCGGTGAAGGGCGCGAAGGTGAAGGTGCCGACGGTCGACGGCCCGGTGATGCTGTCGATCCCCGCGGGCTCCTCGTCGGGCAAGGTCATGCGGCTCAAGGGCAAGGGGTTCAGCCAGAAGAGCGGCGGCCGCGGCGACCAGCTGGTGCGGATCATGGTCGACCTGCCCGCAGACGACGCTGCGCTGGTCAAGCTGCTCGGCGAATGGAACGATCCGCGCAACGTGCGGGCGGACCTCGGCGTGTGA
- a CDS encoding PhzF family phenazine biosynthesis protein — protein MSASRRLPISRVDAFADRPFTGNPAAVMPLEEWLDDATLRAIAAENNLSETAFLVPDESGDADYELRWFTPTVEVALCGHATLASGHVLLSAAQWRSDMRFRTRKAGILRVARDGDEEGYRMTLPAFTPAPRAMPDIVRALGGQPVETLWHEGGYAVIVYPDAASVRALTPDFRALSKGGDILYIATAPGTGDASGADVVSRAFAPAAGIDEDPVTGSAHSALAPYWTTRLGRDAFAAYQASARGGHLGCRLDGDMVELTGRCVTTLVGDFLL, from the coding sequence ATGAGCGCATCGCGCCGCCTGCCGATCAGCCGCGTTGACGCCTTTGCCGACCGGCCCTTCACCGGCAATCCCGCTGCGGTGATGCCGCTCGAAGAATGGCTCGACGATGCGACATTGCGGGCAATCGCGGCCGAAAACAACCTGTCGGAAACCGCCTTTCTGGTGCCCGACGAGAGCGGCGACGCCGATTATGAACTGCGCTGGTTCACCCCGACGGTCGAGGTGGCGCTGTGCGGTCATGCGACGCTGGCGAGCGGGCATGTGCTGCTGTCGGCGGCGCAATGGCGGAGCGATATGCGCTTTCGCACACGCAAGGCGGGCATCCTGCGCGTCGCGCGCGATGGGGACGAAGAGGGCTATCGGATGACGCTGCCCGCCTTTACGCCCGCGCCCAGAGCCATGCCCGACATCGTCCGCGCGCTGGGCGGGCAGCCGGTCGAGACGCTGTGGCACGAGGGCGGCTATGCGGTAATCGTTTATCCCGACGCGGCGAGCGTCCGCGCGCTGACGCCCGACTTTCGCGCGCTGAGCAAAGGCGGCGACATCCTCTATATCGCGACCGCACCCGGTACCGGCGACGCATCCGGCGCCGATGTCGTCAGCCGCGCCTTCGCGCCAGCCGCCGGGATCGACGAAGACCCGGTGACCGGATCGGCGCACAGCGCGCTCGCCCCCTATTGGACGACGCGGCTGGGCCGCGACGCCTTTGCGGCCTATCAGGCGAGCGCGCGTGGCGGCCACCTCGGCTGCCGCCTCGACGGCGACATGGTCGAACTGACGGGCCGCTGCGTCACGACGCTGGTAGGCGATTTCCTGCTATAA
- a CDS encoding alpha/beta fold hydrolase, whose product MIGDFEQQRVTLSTGVELDVVDMGPKDAPVLIFLHGFPESHRTWRHQLPHFSGRFRCIAPDQRGYRGSSKPQEVDAYTPDKLIADIFALADALGVDRFTIVGHDWGGAIAWGVALGGQPGGLHPQWAGRVTRAVIANAPHPAIFQRLLATNAQQRAASQYIRTFRDPASDSIIADHGIAGLLAHAFAGKVPSGGLQPADEIDRLLKDWEDRDACRAMVNWYRASPLAVPAMDEPYAEPPAASFPTLKIPTLVIWALDDVALPPCNLDGMAALVPDVTIVKVPDCGHFVPWDAPDAVNAAMDAFLAQG is encoded by the coding sequence ATGATCGGCGACTTCGAACAGCAGCGGGTAACCCTTTCGACCGGGGTGGAACTCGACGTCGTCGATATGGGGCCGAAAGATGCGCCCGTGCTGATCTTTCTGCACGGCTTTCCCGAATCGCACCGCACCTGGCGTCATCAGCTGCCGCATTTTTCCGGCCGTTTCCGCTGCATCGCCCCCGACCAGCGCGGCTATCGCGGGTCTTCGAAACCACAGGAAGTGGACGCCTATACCCCCGACAAGCTGATCGCCGACATCTTCGCGCTTGCCGATGCGCTCGGAGTCGACAGGTTCACGATCGTCGGCCACGACTGGGGCGGAGCGATCGCCTGGGGCGTTGCGCTGGGCGGTCAGCCGGGCGGGTTGCACCCCCAATGGGCGGGGCGCGTCACGCGCGCGGTGATCGCCAATGCGCCGCACCCCGCGATCTTCCAGCGTCTGCTCGCCACCAACGCCCAACAGCGCGCCGCGAGCCAGTATATCCGCACCTTTCGCGACCCCGCGAGCGATTCGATCATCGCCGACCATGGCATTGCCGGCCTGCTCGCCCACGCCTTTGCGGGAAAGGTGCCCAGCGGCGGGCTGCAACCCGCCGACGAGATCGACCGCCTGCTGAAGGATTGGGAGGATCGCGACGCCTGCCGCGCGATGGTCAACTGGTATCGGGCTTCGCCGCTTGCGGTGCCGGCGATGGACGAACCCTATGCCGAACCGCCTGCGGCATCCTTTCCGACGCTCAAGATTCCGACGCTGGTGATCTGGGCGCTCGATGACGTCGCGCTGCCGCCGTGCAACCTCGACGGCATGGCCGCGCTCGTCCCCGATGTCACGATCGTCAAGGTGCCCGATTGCGGGCATTTCGTGCCGTGGGATGCGCCCGACGCCGTGAATGCGGCAATGGATGCGTTTCTCGCGCAGGGCTGA
- the pdxH gene encoding pyridoxamine 5'-phosphate oxidase encodes MSDDPLALFDSWFAEARASEPNDSNAMALATATPDGRPSLRMVLLKGHGPDGFVFYTNLDSRKGGELAANPHVALLFHWKSLRRQIRIEGSVAPVDNATADAYFATRSRDSQIGAWASDQSRPLDSRATFEARFAEMQARFAGQDVPRPPRWSGWRVTPERIEFWQDRAHRLHERTLFERTAIGWTKGYLYP; translated from the coding sequence ATGAGCGACGACCCCCTGGCCCTGTTCGACAGCTGGTTCGCCGAAGCGCGTGCCAGCGAGCCCAATGATTCCAACGCGATGGCACTCGCGACCGCGACGCCCGACGGGCGCCCGTCGCTGCGCATGGTTCTGCTCAAGGGGCATGGGCCGGACGGCTTCGTCTTCTACACCAACCTCGACAGCCGCAAGGGCGGCGAACTTGCCGCGAACCCGCATGTCGCGCTGCTCTTCCACTGGAAATCGCTGCGTCGCCAGATCCGGATCGAAGGAAGCGTCGCGCCGGTCGACAACGCCACCGCCGACGCCTATTTCGCGACGCGCAGCCGCGACAGCCAGATCGGCGCGTGGGCCAGCGACCAGTCGCGCCCGCTGGACAGCCGCGCGACCTTCGAGGCACGCTTCGCCGAAATGCAGGCGCGCTTTGCGGGACAGGACGTGCCGCGCCCGCCGCGCTGGTCGGGCTGGCGCGTGACACCCGAGCGAATCGAGTTCTGGCAGGACCGCGCCCACCGGCTCCACGAACGAACGCTGTTCGAGCGCACCGCGATCGGCTGGACGAAAGGATATCTCTATCCATGA
- a CDS encoding serine hydrolase domain-containing protein encodes MMMKKWLLASAALAMLGAWSLTQAAGQGSLAPAAPAPRFGLSLDDVAAADASSALPALPAALRARADALFADAEAVGQTRALLVLRDGEPIYERYAAGFGPDSKLISWSMAKSITAVLTGFLVADGQLSLDAPAPVAAWQRSGDPRGAITLRHLLHMSSGLEHVENGDPVWDGDTVAMLFGGGAADMAGFAEAKPAAAQPGEVFNYSSATSIILSDIIADTLTPSESPDARRDAMRDFIAGRLIEPLGMTSLTPEFDAKGTMIGGSIMHATARDYARFGEFLRNDGVVNGQRLLPESWIRFMLTPSTRDAGYGGHIWLNRRRPPGAQPALWPDRGPNDLFAAIGHQGQYIIVSPSQRVTIVRLGVTRDDQFPALRRHLADLTAAL; translated from the coding sequence ATGATGATGAAAAAATGGCTGCTGGCAAGTGCCGCCCTCGCGATGCTCGGCGCCTGGTCGCTGACACAGGCGGCGGGGCAGGGCAGCCTCGCGCCCGCGGCGCCCGCGCCCAGGTTCGGCCTGTCGCTCGACGACGTGGCCGCGGCCGACGCTTCCTCCGCGCTCCCCGCCTTGCCCGCGGCGCTCCGCGCGCGCGCCGACGCGCTGTTCGCCGATGCCGAGGCGGTGGGGCAGACGCGCGCGCTGCTCGTGCTCCGCGATGGCGAGCCGATCTATGAACGCTATGCCGCGGGGTTCGGCCCGGACAGCAAGCTGATCAGCTGGTCGATGGCGAAAAGCATCACCGCGGTGCTCACCGGCTTTCTGGTGGCCGACGGGCAATTGTCGCTCGACGCTCCGGCACCCGTCGCGGCGTGGCAGCGCAGCGGCGATCCGCGCGGCGCGATCACGCTGCGCCACCTGCTCCACATGTCATCGGGGCTCGAACATGTCGAAAATGGCGATCCCGTGTGGGACGGCGACACGGTCGCGATGCTGTTCGGCGGCGGCGCGGCCGACATGGCGGGCTTTGCCGAGGCCAAGCCCGCGGCGGCGCAGCCCGGCGAGGTGTTCAATTACAGCTCGGCGACGAGCATCATCCTGTCGGATATCATCGCCGACACGCTGACGCCGTCGGAAAGCCCCGACGCGCGGCGCGACGCGATGCGCGACTTTATCGCCGGGCGGCTGATCGAACCGCTCGGCATGACCAGCCTGACGCCCGAGTTCGATGCGAAAGGCACGATGATCGGCGGGTCGATCATGCACGCAACCGCGCGCGACTATGCCCGCTTCGGCGAGTTTCTGCGCAACGACGGTGTCGTGAACGGCCAGCGGCTGCTGCCCGAAAGCTGGATCCGTTTCATGCTGACGCCGTCGACGCGCGATGCGGGTTATGGTGGGCATATCTGGCTCAACCGCCGCCGCCCGCCGGGGGCGCAGCCCGCGCTCTGGCCCGATCGCGGCCCGAACGACCTGTTCGCCGCCATCGGCCATCAGGGGCAATATATCATCGTCTCACCGTCGCAGCGCGTGACGATTGTGCGGCTGGGCGTGACCAGGGACGATCAGTTTCCCGCGCTGCGACGGCACCTGGCGGATCTGACCGCGGCCTTATAG